GAGTAAAACTCCAGCAATACAAGCAGTCATACAACAGGCGAGAAATCCGCCAATCATAGCTCGCAAACCCAACTGAGCGAGATCGGATTGCCGAGAGGGAGCGATCGCCCCAATGCCTCCCAACTGAATGCCGATCGCCCCCAGATTAGAAAAGCCGCAGAGAGCATATGTGGCGATCGCCGCAGTGCGATCGGAAATTTGTTGATTCGCAATCAACTCACTCAAATCTACATAAGCGATAAACTCAGTCAGGATCGTCTTCTTTCCCAATAGCTCCCCCACCACTAAACAATCTGCCCAAGGAACCCCCATCAACCAAGCCACAGGCGCAAAGATTACGCCAAAAATCCCTTCTAAGGATAACGTCGGTAAACCGATAAATCCGCCCATCCAAGCCAATACAGCATTGATAAACGCCAGGATACCCAAAAACGCGATCAGCATCGCCGCAATATTTAGGGCTAACTTCATTCCCTCAGAAGCGCCTGTAGAAAGAGCATCAATGGCATTGACCGAGGTTTGTTCCACCTGGATAGATACCGTTCCCATTGTGGGAGAACTTTCGGTTTCTGGATACATCAGCTTCGAGATCGCCAACGCTGCGGGAGCAGACATCACCGATGCAGTAATCAGATGCTCCGGAGCAATGCCAAAGGAAATATAAGCGACTAAAACCCCTCCTGCCACCGTCGCAAACCCACTCGTC
The Roseofilum reptotaenium CS-1145 genome window above contains:
- a CDS encoding NupC/NupG family nucleoside CNT transporter → MERVISVLGLGFFVAFAYGISVNRPAVRWRVVAMGLGLQFVLAVLILKVPFGLALFRFLGDRIQTFLEFSDVGSEFVFSSQLVNNEVYIFAFRVLPTVIFFSAFISVLYYYGILPRMVQAIARFMQYTLKTSGSETLSAAANIFVGSTEAPLLIKPYVSTTTMSELHAIMTSGFATVAGGVLVAYISFGIAPEHLITASVMSAPAALAISKLMYPETESSPTMGTVSIQVEQTSVNAIDALSTGASEGMKLALNIAAMLIAFLGILAFINAVLAWMGGFIGLPTLSLEGIFGVIFAPVAWLMGVPWADCLVVGELLGKKTILTEFIAYVDLSELIANQQISDRTAAIATYALCGFSNLGAIGIQLGGIGAIAPSRQSDLAQLGLRAMIGGFLACCMTACIAGVLL